One Tachypleus tridentatus isolate NWPU-2018 chromosome 3, ASM421037v1, whole genome shotgun sequence DNA window includes the following coding sequences:
- the LOC143247343 gene encoding thioredoxin-like protein 4B, which translates to MTSNVLGLENLQTKKEVDNVIKQTEDKVLVLRFGKENDRSCLALDHILSKTAVLLSKMADIYLVDVDKVPVYTQYFDITIVPATVFFFNGQHIKVDYGTQDHTKFIGAFKDKQDFIDLVEVIYRGAMRGKLMVRSPIDPSRVPKYDLLYMDI; encoded by the exons ATGACATCCAATGTTTTGGGATTAGAAAATTTACAGACAAAGAAAGAAGTTGATAATGTAATCAAACAAACTGAAGACAAAGTTCTAGTCCTCCGGTTTGGTAAAGAAAATGATAGGTCATGTTTAGCTCTGGATCACATT CTCAGTAAAACTGCCGTCTTGTTGTCTAAAATGGCAGATATCTATTTAGTGGACGTAGACAAAGTGCCTGTGTACACGCAATACTTTGATATTACCATTGTCCCTGCAACAGTGTTCTTTTTTAATGGTCAGCACATAAAAGTGGATTATGG AACACAAGACCACACAAAGTTTATTGGAGCTTTTAAAGACAAGCAAGACTTCATTGATTTAGTCGAGGTTATCTATCGTGGGGCAATGCGTGGAAAACTCATGGTTAGATCTCCAATTGATCCTTCACGGGTGCCAAAGTATGACCTTCTCTATATGGATATCTAA